The genomic stretch AGCGACCAGTAAACTAAATGGATTCTGGCAGAATTTTAAAGTTGGCGTATTTTCGGATTGTTTCAGTATTGAGTTGGTGGATTTCATCCAGAAAGGCGACATTAAAACTGCCTAACTGTTGCGCACGTTCAAATGCCAATTGACCGGCAATTGCAAAATGTACATGTGCCGTTAATGCAGCAAGGGCTGGGGACGTTACTGCACTATAGGCAGCAATTAGTGCCCCGAGTGCACATCCCATCGCCGTGATTCGGGGCTGTAAAGCAGAACCGCCTGACACCTGTATCACAGGATAGTCTTTCGAAATAATGTAATCAGATTCACCGGAGATTGCGATGCATTCACAATGATCCAGCAAACTTCGCGCCTGTAAATAAACATCCGCACTGTCTACTGTGCTGTCTACACCCTTGGACTCGATCTGCTTGCCAGCCAAAGCACCAATTTCAGAAGCATTGCCTCGTAAAATCGTAGGCTGGGAATGCATCAACTGATCTACGACGCCAGAACGCCAGCGCAGAACTGTTCCATAACCGACCGGATCAAGCACCCACGGTTTTTGCAATTGATGTGCAGTTTTCGCAGCAAGCTGCATCGCCTGAACCTGCTCTGTCGTCGGTGTACCCAGATTCAGACTGATCGCTGTAGCAGTCTTGGCAAAACTTTCAGCTTCAAACGGATTGTCGATCATGGCCGGAGAAGCATGCGCAGCCAGTACAATATTGGCGACATAGTTGCTGGCCACCGTATTGGTCATGATATGCACCAGGGGCTGCTGTTGCTGAAGTTTCAACCAGGCCTCACAGATCTGATCCAGAAGCGTTTGCTGTAGTGCTTGCGTAGAAGTCGTCATAATGGTCATTTAGAATAAGAGAAAGATTCGTTGTATTCGGTCAGCGGGTAAAATAATGGTCTTGATGCTTGCAGCTACGACAGAACAGGCTGACATAGTCACTGGCATCATAATCCACCGACAGTTCCTGTGAGCCGCAATGCATACAACGTTTTTGGGAATAGAATTTCAGGCGAGGTTCGATCTTGTGCCACGAACGCCACACCGGCTGAAAGAAGATATTTTCATCATAGCCCAAAAACCGATAAAACAGGATTTCGCTCATCTTGCTGAATGCCAGTTGCGGTGGACGCGGCAGGGTAGAGGTTTCCCATTTTTCTGTAACTGAACGTTCGCGGTACTGCTGCAAGGTTTTTTTCAGCAGATTGGTATTAATAAAGTTTTCATTGCGGGGCTTGAGGGCTTTTTGTTTATATAGATATTCCAGCCCGGTCTGCACCAGATAATAAATCTGACCCACAGCCAGTACATCCAAAAGACGATAGCAAAAGGTCTGAAAGCTCTGATTTCCGGCAATTTGCACATTCCAGCTACGGCAATAGAATTGGGCAAACTGAATGATTTCTTCATATAGCAGGCAATAGAGTGCATCTTTGACTTCATCTGCACTTTTAAAGGGCACACCTTGGCTCAGGTTTTGATAAAACCAGTTGCGCAGCTGCTGGGTGATACTGAACAGGGTCGGTTCAGAATAACCATCCAGTCGCACATTAATATAATAATGCTGATTTTCCTGCTGGAGATCTTTGGGAATCAGAACCTGATCCCGGATCAGGCTTTTCACCAGACCAT from Acinetobacter lwoffii encodes the following:
- the thiM gene encoding hydroxyethylthiazole kinase, with protein sequence MTIMTTSTQALQQTLLDQICEAWLKLQQQQPLVHIMTNTVASNYVANIVLAAHASPAMIDNPFEAESFAKTATAISLNLGTPTTEQVQAMQLAAKTAHQLQKPWVLDPVGYGTVLRWRSGVVDQLMHSQPTILRGNASEIGALAGKQIESKGVDSTVDSADVYLQARSLLDHCECIAISGESDYIISKDYPVIQVSGGSALQPRITAMGCALGALIAAYSAVTSPALAALTAHVHFAIAGQLAFERAQQLGSFNVAFLDEIHQLNTETIRKYANFKILPESI